From Anaeromusa acidaminophila DSM 3853, a single genomic window includes:
- the murG gene encoding undecaprenyldiphospho-muramoylpentapeptide beta-N-acetylglucosaminyltransferase, which produces MKVVLSGGGTGGHIYPALTIGEELCRLRPGTELLYIGTASGLEADLVPKAGIPFATVSSRGLNRKNLLASMQAAATALGGVGQSIRLLRQFRPQVVVGTGGYVCGPVLLAAFLLGIPTLIQEQNAVAGITNRLLSHVVDGVALGYAEASSRFSSRCCQAVTGNPVRREVLTAQREESLQKLGLKRSCKTLLVAGGSRGARSINQAMLEVHASLAVREDVQVLHITGKNEYNNVVDELRRRGLYEAPRLFVRPYLHEMPAALAAADLAVFRAGALGIAELTVRGIPAILVPYPYAAENHQEWNARVLANAGAAKVLGDAQLEQGLLRENVLTLLDDSQQLAAMAEASKALGRPQAARDIAEWAVKLAK; this is translated from the coding sequence ATGAAGGTGGTATTGTCCGGCGGTGGAACCGGCGGTCATATTTATCCGGCGTTGACGATTGGCGAGGAACTTTGTCGTTTGCGTCCGGGAACGGAACTTTTGTATATTGGTACAGCAAGCGGTCTTGAAGCAGATTTGGTTCCTAAGGCGGGAATCCCCTTTGCTACTGTCTCTTCTCGCGGCTTGAACCGTAAAAATTTGCTTGCTAGTATGCAAGCGGCAGCAACCGCCTTAGGCGGCGTAGGGCAGTCTATACGGTTATTACGTCAATTTCGGCCACAGGTGGTTGTAGGTACTGGCGGCTATGTTTGCGGGCCGGTGCTGTTAGCGGCATTTCTGTTAGGCATTCCGACCTTAATACAAGAGCAGAACGCTGTTGCCGGTATTACGAATCGCCTCCTTTCCCATGTTGTCGATGGCGTGGCATTGGGGTACGCTGAGGCGTCAAGCCGTTTTTCCAGCCGCTGCTGCCAAGCGGTGACCGGCAATCCGGTACGACGCGAGGTGCTGACGGCGCAACGGGAGGAAAGCTTGCAGAAATTGGGCTTGAAACGTTCGTGTAAGACGCTCCTGGTAGCTGGCGGCAGTCGAGGCGCCCGCAGCATTAATCAGGCCATGCTGGAAGTGCACGCTTCCTTAGCGGTGAGGGAAGATGTACAAGTGTTGCACATTACAGGGAAGAACGAGTATAATAACGTAGTTGACGAACTGCGGCGACGTGGGCTTTATGAAGCTCCGCGCCTTTTTGTTCGTCCCTATTTGCATGAAATGCCAGCGGCCTTAGCGGCAGCAGATTTAGCGGTATTTCGCGCCGGGGCGCTGGGAATTGCGGAATTGACTGTACGCGGCATTCCGGCAATTTTAGTGCCGTATCCGTATGCGGCGGAAAATCATCAAGAATGGAATGCGCGTGTACTGGCTAATGCTGGAGCCGCCAAAGTGTTAGGTGATGCGCAATTGGAACAAGGACTTTTGCGAGAAAACGTGTTGACATTATTGGATGATTCACAGCAGCTGGCCGCCATGGCGGAAGCCAGCAAGGCGTTGGGACGTCCCCAAGCGGCTAGGGATATTGCCGAATGGGCTGTTAAATTGGCTAAGTAG
- a CDS encoding cell division protein FtsQ/DivIB, translating to MGAGAVSPKRRFRFWPLLLLGLLFCFLGFGGLWLSGSSWLALGHIEVEGLQELSKEELLVIAGIGEPVNLLRVRPELLQHRLEQDLRIRRAEVERKLPWNLRIAVEERRPLAYVTAAYGILAIDRDGTVLHVQRYLKDMRWPFITGISAGQEYIGDKLSQPQVIMALQFLDRLDAQTLEKVSEVHFLSSERMQLYLLSGAKVRLGDGTKMAEKAQRVKELVEQLGDKLERVDYFDVSFATPVIKFKP from the coding sequence ATGGGCGCAGGGGCTGTTTCTCCCAAGAGAAGGTTTCGCTTTTGGCCGCTGCTGCTTTTGGGCTTGCTTTTTTGCTTTCTTGGCTTTGGCGGTTTGTGGCTTAGCGGCTCTTCTTGGCTGGCTCTAGGGCATATAGAAGTTGAAGGGTTGCAGGAGCTTTCTAAAGAGGAACTTTTGGTAATCGCGGGAATTGGGGAGCCGGTCAATTTGCTGCGAGTAAGACCGGAACTTCTGCAACATCGTTTAGAGCAAGATTTGCGTATTCGCCGGGCGGAAGTGGAGAGAAAGCTTCCTTGGAATTTGCGTATTGCTGTGGAGGAAAGGCGGCCTTTGGCGTATGTAACGGCGGCGTATGGTATTTTAGCAATAGATCGTGACGGTACGGTGCTTCATGTGCAGCGATACCTTAAAGATATGCGATGGCCCTTTATTACAGGCATTTCTGCGGGGCAAGAGTATATTGGCGATAAACTCAGTCAACCTCAGGTGATTATGGCGCTGCAATTTTTAGATCGTTTGGATGCGCAAACATTAGAGAAAGTATCGGAAGTGCATTTTTTATCTTCCGAGAGAATGCAGTTATATTTGCTTTCAGGAGCGAAGGTCCGCTTAGGTGATGGGACGAAAATGGCGGAAAAAGCGCAACGAGTAAAAGAACTGGTAGAACAATTAGGAGATAAGTTGGAACGAGTAGATTATTTCGATGTCAGTTTTGCGACACCGGTAATCAAGTTCAAGCCATAG
- the murC gene encoding UDP-N-acetylmuramate--L-alanine ligase — MLSSTTKYHFIGIGGAGMSALATIALEKGMHVSGSDAQDSATVARLRAAGAVVHIGHKEEHITGVGAVVVSTAIHAENPELAAALKQGLPVLHRADVLAAFMLEQDGVGVAGAHGKTTTTSMLGLIFERCGADPTVIIGGDVDYLASNAKWGRGRYLLAEADESDGSFLKLSPQMAVITNIENDHMDHYGTMENVLQAFVDFVGRLPETGKAVVCLDNENIQAILPRLNREVVTYGLERSDAEYRALHIRMETGCTTFEVWHKEQCLGEVTLTVPGRHNVSNALASIIVALEAGLPFAGVAAALLEFRGAKRRFQTKYRDENVWIVDDYAHHPTEVATTLVAARQTQPKRLVCLFQPHRYSRTQLLYREFGAAFGAADVLVLTDVYSAGEAPLPGVNGEMLFKAVVPKEGQKVYYVQDKAALADFAMKQMQQGDLIMTMGAGDIWRSGEELATLLQNK; from the coding sequence TTGCTTTCATCAACAACTAAGTATCATTTTATCGGCATTGGCGGCGCAGGCATGAGCGCATTGGCTACCATTGCTTTGGAAAAAGGAATGCATGTATCTGGTTCGGACGCGCAGGATTCCGCTACCGTAGCTCGCTTGCGCGCAGCCGGGGCTGTTGTTCATATTGGTCATAAGGAAGAACATATAACCGGTGTAGGTGCAGTAGTTGTATCTACGGCGATTCATGCCGAGAATCCGGAACTTGCGGCTGCTCTTAAACAAGGTTTGCCTGTGTTGCATCGCGCCGATGTTTTAGCGGCATTTATGTTGGAACAAGATGGGGTCGGCGTAGCCGGGGCTCACGGCAAGACGACTACCACTTCCATGTTAGGATTGATTTTTGAACGATGCGGCGCAGATCCAACAGTGATCATTGGTGGAGACGTTGATTATCTGGCGAGCAATGCCAAATGGGGACGTGGCCGCTATTTGCTGGCGGAAGCGGATGAAAGCGACGGTTCGTTCCTCAAACTTTCGCCGCAGATGGCTGTCATCACCAATATAGAAAATGATCATATGGATCACTACGGCACAATGGAAAATGTGCTGCAGGCCTTTGTTGATTTTGTAGGACGCTTGCCTGAAACCGGTAAGGCCGTTGTCTGCTTGGATAATGAAAATATTCAAGCGATTTTGCCTCGTTTGAACCGTGAAGTAGTTACGTATGGTCTGGAACGTTCCGATGCGGAATACCGCGCCTTACATATTCGTATGGAAACCGGCTGCACTACTTTTGAGGTATGGCATAAGGAACAGTGCTTAGGAGAAGTAACTTTGACGGTTCCGGGACGGCACAATGTTTCTAATGCCTTGGCTTCTATTATCGTTGCTTTGGAAGCTGGGTTGCCTTTTGCGGGTGTTGCAGCTGCTTTGCTGGAATTTCGAGGTGCGAAACGGCGCTTTCAGACAAAATATCGTGATGAAAATGTTTGGATTGTGGACGATTATGCACATCATCCGACAGAGGTGGCGACCACTCTCGTTGCGGCACGGCAAACCCAGCCTAAACGGCTTGTTTGTCTGTTTCAGCCGCATCGGTATTCGCGGACGCAGTTGTTATATCGCGAATTTGGTGCGGCTTTTGGCGCGGCGGATGTGCTTGTGTTGACAGACGTGTATTCGGCAGGTGAAGCGCCGCTTCCAGGGGTGAACGGCGAGATGCTGTTCAAGGCCGTTGTGCCCAAAGAAGGTCAGAAAGTTTATTATGTGCAGGATAAAGCCGCTTTGGCGGATTTTGCGATGAAGCAAATGCAACAGGGTGACTTGATTATGACCATGGGAGCCGGAGATATTTGGCGAAGCGGCGAAGAATTGGCGACTTTATTACAAAATAAGTAG
- a CDS encoding D-alanine--D-alanine ligase — protein sequence MKEKKIAVVMGGPSTEREVSLRTGNAILTALQRLGYQAVGIDLEPARIEKQLADCGAEVVFIAVHGKYGEDGTLQGLLELKQLPYTGSGVLASALAMDKVASKMMFQGADVPTPRFAVLQDQEDKAALAQAVVKQFGLPVVIKSAAQGSSIGVCMVYKAEEVQAALEEVFKYGKTALLEECIVGREITVPVWCDAAGAEAMPVIEIAPKSGVYDYQSKYTKGASEYIVPAQLPPHVTLMVQQAAVQACQVLGCFGVARADIMLDEKLRPYVLEVNTVPGMTETSLVPKAAAAEGHSFEALCERILLQALTRK from the coding sequence ATGAAGGAAAAGAAAATTGCTGTAGTCATGGGAGGTCCATCTACTGAGAGGGAGGTTTCCCTGCGGACCGGCAACGCTATTTTAACGGCGTTACAGCGCTTGGGGTATCAAGCAGTGGGAATTGATCTGGAACCGGCGCGGATTGAAAAACAATTGGCTGATTGCGGGGCGGAAGTAGTATTTATTGCCGTTCACGGTAAATATGGCGAAGACGGGACTCTGCAAGGGCTTCTGGAATTAAAACAGCTGCCTTATACTGGTTCTGGCGTACTGGCCAGTGCGCTGGCGATGGACAAGGTAGCGTCTAAGATGATGTTTCAAGGCGCTGATGTGCCAACACCGCGGTTTGCAGTGCTACAAGACCAAGAGGATAAGGCTGCTTTGGCTCAGGCTGTTGTCAAACAATTTGGCTTACCTGTGGTCATCAAATCGGCTGCTCAAGGATCCAGTATTGGCGTGTGCATGGTGTACAAAGCGGAAGAAGTGCAGGCTGCCTTGGAAGAAGTATTTAAGTACGGGAAGACCGCGCTGTTGGAAGAGTGCATTGTCGGTCGAGAAATTACGGTTCCCGTGTGGTGCGATGCGGCAGGAGCCGAGGCCATGCCGGTTATTGAAATTGCCCCGAAGTCCGGCGTATATGATTACCAATCTAAATATACAAAAGGAGCTTCGGAATATATTGTTCCCGCCCAACTGCCGCCGCATGTAACTTTGATGGTACAACAGGCGGCGGTGCAGGCTTGTCAGGTTTTAGGATGCTTTGGCGTTGCCAGAGCGGATATTATGCTGGATGAAAAATTGCGCCCCTACGTATTGGAAGTTAATACTGTTCCCGGCATGACGGAAACCAGCTTGGTGCCTAAAGCGGCAGCGGCTGAAGGCCATTCTTTTGAAGCGCTGTGCGAGCGGATTTTATTGCAAGCGTTGACGCGGAAATAA
- the murD gene encoding UDP-N-acetylmuramoyl-L-alanine--D-glutamate ligase, which produces MEIAAKKAVVLGAGVSGVTVAKALRHVQADVTLVDGKEAEQLPVEVLNLANEGIHLQLGAEAEECLEGADFLVVSPGIPLKAAYVRKAQQRGIPVVSEVEIAYQLCKAPMLAITGTNGKTTTTTLLGDMIRAGGFKTAVGGNIGAGLSEQVLDLGANDMVVAEISSYQLESVQEFRPCVAAVLNVTPDHLERHGTVGQYSRVKERVFNKQGAEDVVVLNYDDPITREMAKRAPGRALFFSRLEALPEGAFVRSGEIVIRWQGAEVSLLNVTELGLPGAHNVENVLAAAAMAYVAGVTPQVICQVLRSFEGVEHRIEFVAEVNKVKYYNDSKATNPESTIKALEAFDTGIVLLAGGKDKNTDLQVMMKLVKEKTRHLILFGAAAARFEEAARQAGVQQIHLVSGVEEAVQVARGLARPAEVILLSPACASFDQFSSFEERGRFFKDCVAALEAATGGQA; this is translated from the coding sequence ATGGAAATAGCAGCAAAGAAGGCTGTTGTATTAGGGGCAGGCGTGAGCGGCGTAACAGTAGCCAAAGCGTTACGCCATGTACAGGCGGATGTAACGTTGGTGGACGGTAAAGAAGCGGAGCAACTGCCGGTAGAGGTTTTGAATTTGGCGAATGAAGGGATTCATTTGCAATTAGGCGCGGAAGCGGAAGAGTGTTTGGAAGGCGCTGATTTCTTGGTCGTGTCTCCAGGCATTCCATTAAAGGCGGCGTATGTTCGCAAGGCGCAGCAAAGGGGTATTCCGGTAGTTAGTGAAGTAGAGATTGCGTATCAGCTGTGTAAAGCCCCTATGCTGGCTATTACAGGTACGAACGGTAAGACTACTACGACGACTTTGCTGGGGGACATGATCAGGGCTGGCGGTTTTAAAACGGCGGTGGGAGGCAATATTGGCGCAGGTCTTTCAGAGCAGGTGTTGGATTTGGGCGCTAATGATATGGTAGTGGCTGAAATTTCCAGTTATCAATTGGAAAGCGTACAGGAGTTTCGTCCTTGTGTTGCAGCCGTATTGAATGTGACGCCAGACCATTTAGAGCGCCATGGCACTGTAGGGCAGTATAGCCGTGTAAAAGAGAGGGTCTTTAATAAGCAGGGCGCTGAAGATGTTGTCGTGCTAAATTATGATGACCCGATAACGCGTGAAATGGCCAAACGGGCTCCAGGGAGAGCTCTTTTTTTTAGTCGCTTAGAAGCGTTGCCGGAAGGCGCCTTTGTTCGTTCAGGGGAAATAGTGATTCGCTGGCAAGGGGCGGAAGTCTCGCTGCTCAATGTAACGGAGCTAGGCCTTCCAGGCGCTCATAATGTGGAAAACGTATTGGCTGCGGCGGCAATGGCGTATGTGGCAGGCGTTACTCCGCAGGTGATATGCCAAGTGCTGCGATCATTTGAAGGCGTGGAACATCGTATTGAATTCGTGGCTGAAGTTAACAAAGTAAAATATTATAACGACTCCAAGGCCACAAATCCGGAATCGACCATTAAGGCGCTAGAAGCATTTGATACCGGAATTGTTCTTTTGGCGGGAGGCAAAGATAAAAATACAGATTTGCAGGTTATGATGAAGTTGGTTAAGGAGAAGACTCGGCACTTAATTTTATTCGGTGCGGCGGCAGCACGTTTTGAAGAAGCGGCCCGGCAAGCGGGGGTGCAGCAAATTCACCTTGTTTCCGGCGTTGAAGAAGCGGTACAAGTGGCCCGAGGGTTGGCGAGACCTGCGGAAGTAATTTTGTTGTCGCCAGCTTGCGCTAGCTTTGATCAATTTTCTAGTTTCGAAGAGCGCGGGCGCTTTTTCAAAGACTGTGTTGCAGCTCTGGAGGCGGCAACAGGAGGGCAAGCATGA